A genomic segment from Cricetulus griseus strain 17A/GY chromosome 8, alternate assembly CriGri-PICRH-1.0, whole genome shotgun sequence encodes:
- the C3ar1 gene encoding C3a anaphylatoxin chemotactic receptor, with protein MESFSADTNSTDPQPLPLFKPQDILSMILLCLTCLLGLPGNGLVLWVAGLKMKRTVNTVWFLHLTLADFLCCLSLPFSLAHLILRGYWPYGLFLCKLIPSIIVLNMFASVFLLTAISLDRCLVVHKPIWCQNHRNVRTALAICGCVWVVAFVMCVPVFVYRDLITIDNHSKCGYNFGFQGNFDYWDYLYDIDLPESNSTDNSTAHQRSSEDSFPLDSAGLSSQQSHYSVELPSVLVPAIPSGFPVGDHRANTHGARAFLSSPIELSPTASSSDIYHPELSQDFQDDYFAQFKYEHHEPIPMVAITITRLVVGFLVPLFIMMACYSLIVFRMRKTNFTKSRSKTFRVALVVVTVFFVCWTPYHIVGVLLLIADPGTPLREAALSWDYVSIALASANSCFNPFLYALLGKDFRKKARQSIKGILEAAFSEELTHSTSCTQDKASSKRNNLSTDV; from the coding sequence ATGGAGTCTTTCTCTGCTGACACCAATTCAACTGACCCACAACCCCTGCCTCTGTTTAAACCTCAAGACATCCTCTCCATGATCCTTCTCTGCCTCACTTGTCTATTGGGACTGCCAGGCAACGGGTTGGTGCTGTGGGTGGCTGGCCTAAAGATGAAGCGGACTGTGAACACAGTTTGGTTTCTCCATCTCACCCTGGCTGATTTCCTCTGCTGCCTTTCCTTGCCCTTCTCCCTGGCCCACCTGATTCTCCGGGGCTACTGGCCCTACGGCTTGTTCCTATGCAAACTTATCCCATCCATTATTGTCCTCAATATGTTTGCCAGTGTCTTCCTGCTTACTGCCATTAGCCTGGACCGCTGTCTGGTGGTACACAAGCCAATCTGGTGCCAGAATCATCGGAATGTGAGGACAGCCTTAGCCATCTGTGGATGCGTTTGGGTGGTGGCCTTTGTGATGTGTGTACCAGTATTTGTATACCGTGACCTGATCACTATAGACAATCACAGTAAATGTGGCTATAATTTTGGTTTCCAGGGGAATTTTGATTATTGGGACTACTTGTACGACATAGATCTACCAGAAAGCAATTCTACTGACAACTCCACTGCTCATCAAAGATCTTCTGAAGATTCATTCCCTCTAGACTCAGCAGGACTGTCTAGTCAACAATCCCATTACAGTGTAGAGCTTCCTAGTGTGCTTGTGCCTGCCATACCCAGTGGGTTTCCTGTTGGAGATCACAGAGCCAACACGCATGGAGCCCgtgcttttctctcctctcctataGAGCTTTCCCCTACTGCTTCCAGCAGTGACATATACCACCCTGAGCTGTCACAAGATTTCCAGGATGACTATTTCGCCCAGTTCAAGTATGAACACCACGAGCCAATACCTATGGTGGCAATAACCATCACAAGGCTGGTGGTGGGCTTCCTGGTGCCCCTTTTTATCATGATGGCTTGTTACAGCCTCATTGTCTTCCGAATGAGAAAAACCAACTTCACCAAGTCTCGGAGCAAAACCTTTCGGGTGGCCCTGGTGGTGGTGACTGTCTTTTTTGTCTGCTGGACTCCATACCATATTGTTGGAGTCCTATTACTGATTGCTGACCCAGGAACTCCTTTGAGGGAAGCTGCGTTATCCTGGGATTACGTGTCCATTGCTTTAGCATCTGCCAACAGTTGCTTCAACCCCTTCCTTTATGCCCTTTTGGGGAAAGACTTTAGGAAGAAAGCAAGACAGTCCATAAAGGGCATTCTGGAGGCAGCCTTCAGTGAGGAGCTCACACACTCTACCAGCTGTACCCAGGACAAAGCCTcctcaaaaagaaacaatttgagtACAGATGTATGA